Proteins from one Deltaproteobacteria bacterium genomic window:
- a CDS encoding MaoC/PaaZ C-terminal domain-containing protein gives MYSVGDSAEFTKVFSEEDVFLFAGITGDRNPVHTSKEFAA, from the coding sequence ATGTACAGTGTGGGAGACTCCGCAGAGTTCACGAAGGTCTTCTCCGAGGAGGACGTCTTCCTGTTCGCCGGGATCACGGGGGACCGCAATCCCGTCCACACCTCGAAGGAGTTCGCGGCG
- a CDS encoding sigma 54-interacting transcriptional regulator, whose product MQGDNEAILCRVLDSMANGVIAIDREGTIFVFNAAAVRLLGVEKGKALGKNLLSIVPNSGLVNVLRTGEAETGRPQSVGARTVIANRAPMFRDGELIGAVSVFQDVTEMEKMSRELDSTRALVRTLEEVLSGAGEWMVVVDANGIVTMISEEYAEFNGTTVADAVGKHATKVIENTRMHVVAKTGKAEIGERQTIHGRALIVNRIPLRDGDRVIGAYGRVVFKTVEQLRELASKMNLLESKVKYYEEELTHLRGARYTFASIVGAGAAITAAKGEAERASRTDSTVLLRGETGTGKELFAHAIHAAGPRRAGPFIKLNCAAVPAELLESELFGYEEGAFTGARRGGKPGKFELAAGGSLFLDEIGDMPLPMQAKLLRVLQEKEVDRLGGTGSLRVDLRLIAATGRNLEEMVGKGTFRADLYYRVNVIPIRIPPLREHAEDLGAIAEAFLARLSADTGEPKRRLSAELLDILRAVPWPGNVRELQNGLERAVAMSPREVLRPEHFPVHLLRFAHGVRKEGIPGAADDGREESSAKGPGSLASVKAEAERSAILSALAAVGGNRTRAAELLRIHRVKLHEKIKRYGIARPSAPKK is encoded by the coding sequence GTGCAGGGAGACAACGAAGCGATCCTGTGTCGGGTCCTCGATTCGATGGCCAACGGCGTGATCGCCATCGACCGGGAGGGGACGATCTTCGTCTTCAACGCCGCCGCCGTGCGCCTCCTCGGTGTCGAGAAGGGAAAGGCCCTCGGGAAGAACCTCCTCTCCATCGTCCCGAATTCGGGGTTGGTGAACGTCCTGCGGACGGGGGAGGCCGAGACGGGACGACCCCAGTCGGTCGGCGCCCGAACCGTCATCGCGAACCGGGCCCCGATGTTCCGGGACGGGGAACTGATCGGCGCCGTGTCCGTCTTCCAGGACGTGACCGAGATGGAGAAGATGTCGCGGGAGCTCGATTCCACGCGCGCCCTGGTCCGGACGCTCGAGGAGGTTCTCTCCGGCGCCGGGGAGTGGATGGTGGTCGTGGACGCGAACGGGATCGTCACGATGATCAGCGAGGAGTACGCGGAGTTCAACGGGACCACGGTCGCCGACGCCGTGGGGAAGCACGCGACGAAGGTGATCGAGAATACCCGGATGCATGTCGTGGCGAAGACCGGTAAGGCGGAGATCGGCGAGCGGCAGACGATCCACGGCCGCGCCCTGATCGTCAACCGGATTCCGCTCCGGGATGGCGACCGGGTCATCGGGGCGTACGGGCGGGTGGTCTTCAAGACCGTGGAGCAACTCCGGGAGCTGGCGTCGAAGATGAACCTCCTCGAGTCGAAGGTGAAATATTACGAGGAGGAGCTCACGCACCTGCGGGGCGCCCGGTACACCTTCGCAAGCATCGTCGGCGCCGGCGCCGCGATCACGGCGGCCAAGGGGGAGGCGGAGCGGGCCTCCCGGACCGATTCGACGGTTCTGCTGCGCGGGGAGACCGGGACGGGGAAGGAACTGTTCGCCCACGCCATCCACGCCGCGGGCCCCCGGCGCGCGGGGCCGTTCATCAAGCTCAACTGCGCCGCCGTCCCCGCGGAGCTGCTCGAGTCGGAGTTGTTCGGCTACGAGGAGGGGGCGTTCACCGGCGCGCGCAGGGGGGGAAAGCCCGGCAAGTTCGAACTCGCCGCGGGCGGGTCCCTCTTTCTCGACGAGATCGGCGATATGCCGCTGCCGATGCAGGCGAAGCTCCTGCGGGTCCTGCAGGAAAAGGAGGTCGACCGCTTGGGGGGAACCGGTTCCCTCCGGGTGGACCTCCGCCTGATCGCGGCCACCGGCCGGAACCTCGAGGAGATGGTGGGGAAGGGGACGTTCCGCGCCGACCTGTATTACCGCGTCAACGTCATCCCGATCCGCATTCCGCCGCTGCGGGAGCATGCGGAGGACCTGGGCGCGATCGCCGAGGCGTTCCTCGCCCGGCTCTCCGCCGACACCGGCGAGCCGAAGCGGCGGCTTTCCGCCGAGCTCCTCGATATTCTCCGCGCGGTTCCCTGGCCCGGGAACGTCCGGGAGCTGCAGAACGGACTCGAGCGGGCGGTGGCGATGTCACCCCGCGAGGTCCTGCGGCCGGAACATTTCCCCGTCCACCTGTTGCGGTTCGCGCACGGTGTGCGGAAGGAGGGGATCCCGGGGGCGGCCGACGACGGCAGGGAAGAATCCTCGGCGAAGGGCCCCGGATCGCTCGCCTCCGTGAAGGCCGAAGCGGAGCGGTCCGCCATCCTGTCGGCCCTCGCGGCGGTCGGAGGGAACCGGACGAGGGCGGCGGAGCTGCTCCGGATCCACCGCGTCAAGCTGCATGAGAAGATAAAGCGGTACGGGATCGCGCGCCCCTCCGCGCCAAAAAAGTAA